AAGGCGGTGCAGCTTTCCACCCAATCGCCGTCATTGGCGTAAAGGATGCCGTCCACAAGGCGCAATTCGGCGTGGTGGATATGGCCGCAGACGACGCCGTCGACGCCTTGGCGGCGGGCCTCCTCGACGATGGTCTGTTCGTAATCGTCGATGAACTGGACGGCGTTCTTGACCTTGTGTTTCAGATAGGCCGACAACGACCAATAGGAATAGCCCAGGCGGCGGCGGATCAGGTTGAACCAGTGGTTGGCCGACAGCGCCAGCGTATAGGCCCAGTCGCCCAAATGGGCCAGCCACTTGGCGTATTTGACCACGCCGTCGAAGGCATCGCCGTGCAACACCAACAGCCGCTTGCCGTCGGCGGTGGTGTGGATGGCCTGGGCGACCACCTTGATGTCGCCGAAATTGTGCTCGGTGTAGCCACGGGCGAATTCGTCGTGATTGCCGGGCACGAACACCACGTCGGTGCCCTTGCGCGCCTTGCGCAGAATTTTCTGCACCACGTCGTTGTGGGCCTGGGGCCAATACCACGAGCGACGCAACCGCCAGCCGTCGACGATGTCGCCGACCAGATACAGGTGCTCGGATTCGGTATGCTTGAGAAAATCCAGCAGGAATTCAGCTTTGCATCCCCGCGTGCCCAAATGGACGTCCGATATCCAGATGCTGCGGTATTGACGGTCGGGGATGGAATCCTGGGTCATGGGCTTGCACCCGCTGCTAACTTGGGCGCTTTTTAGTATCCACTCGACAGACAAGTACACATATATTGTATCTCTCCAAATATAATTCATGGAACTGAAGGCTTTGTGTAACAATTAATTCACCGCTGCCGGGCGATGGCGCAGGTTATACAAAGGCTCATGTTGGCGCAGACCATGATCCAGACGGACAATCACACTTTGGCCACCGCGCAAGCGCGCCGTTGCCTCGTTATCCACAATCCTACCGCCGGACGGCGCCGTAAAAAGCGCATGCTGGCCGTGGTCGAGCGGCTGCGGGAATTGGGCTGCACGGTGACCGCCATGCAAACCACCCAGCGCGGCGACGCCGAGGCCTTCGCCCGCGCCGCCAGTGCCGACGATTACGACGTCATCGTCGCCGCCGGTGGCGATGGCACTGTCAACGAGGTGGTCAACGGCATGGTTGCCGGGACCGGCGGCGTCGCCCTGGCGGTGATCCCGCTGGGCACCGCCAACGTCCTGGCCCTGGAAATCGGCCTGGACCCCAAGGACGAGGAACGGATCGCCCGCGCCATCGCCCATGGCCCGGCACGGACCATTCATCTGGGGGTGGCCAATGGTCGCCATTTCGTCCTGATGGCTGGGGCCGGCCTGGATGCCCATGTGGTCGAGGGCGTCAACATCGCGCTCAAACGGGCCACCGGCAAATTGGCCTATGTGGTGGAAAGCGCCAAGCAGGCCTTCGGCTACGATTTCCCCGAAATCACCGTGCGCGCCAATGGCGAAATCTATGAAGGCCGCATGGCGGTGGCCTGCAAGGGCCGCTATTACGGCGGCCCGTTCATCGCCGCCCCTGGCGCCAGCCTGGAAAGCCCCAAGCTGGAAGTGTGCATCCTGCCCAAGACCGGCGTCGCCGGGGTGATGCGCTATGGCTTGGCCCTGCCCATGAACCGGCTGTCCGATCTGCCGGAAGTGATGGTGATCTCGGCCGAGTCCATGATCATCCAGGGGCCGCGCGGGGCGCCATTGCAAGGCGACGGTGACATCGTCGCCCGCCTGCCCGCCGAAATCAGCATCGCCCGCGAAACCGTGCAACTGATCGTGCCGGAATAAGACGGGTCCACGGGCTGCGCTTCGCGCAGAGCACCAGATTCAGAACCAGCGTTTGCGCTTGAACCAGATCATCACCGCGGCGGTAAAGCCGACCATGCCCAGCAATATCCACCAGAAGGCCTTGCCGTCGTCCAGACCGGGCAGGCCGGCCACATTCATGCCGAACAGGCCGGTGACCAGATTGAGCGGCAGCATCACCGCCGACAGCACCGACAGAATGTAAAGATTGCGGCCCGAGCGTTCGGCCGAGCGGGCGGCGAATTCGTCGTGCAACAGGCGCGATTGCTCGACGCAATCCTGCAAATCGCCCATGGCCCGCTCGATCCGGGCCAACAAAGGCTCGAAGCGCTCGCCCTCTTCGTCCTTGACCCAGGCCGGCAGGGTGTTTTGCAGGCGGGCGAACAATTGCCGCAACGGCATGGCGCGGCGGCGCAGTTTGATGGCCTCGCGGCGGATGGCGCCCAGTTCGCCGGCGACGCCGTCGACGGCATCGTCCAGCACCATGTCTTCCAAGGCGTCGAAGCGGCGACGCACCTTGCGGCCAAAGGCCTCCAGATCGGTGATGATTTCTTCCAGCAGATGAAAGAACAGCGCCGGCGCGGTGGGGGGCGCCTCGCCCACCTGCAGACGAAAGCGCAGGCGGTCGGTGGCGGCCAAAGGGCGCCAGCGTCCGGTGACCAACCGGTTGGCTTCCAGCCACACATGGACTTCCGCCAACTCGCCGCCATCGGCGTCGAAATCGCGCTGGCGGTCCTCCAGCACGATCAGGCAGCCATTGCCGAACACTTGGGCGCCCGGCTCCTCGTTGCGGTCCAGCATCATCGAGGCCAGTTGCGGCGGCAGGCCCGATTGCCGCAACAGCCATTGCCGCCCCGGCTCGGTGGCGAAATTGACGTGGATCCAGACGAAATCAGCCACCGCCGCCGCATCGGTCAGCGGGCGGAACGGCTGCGCCTTGCCGTCCTTGACGGCGAAGGCATAGACCATGCCGGCCTCGCCCAGCGAGGATGCAACGGGGGGATTGGCGACGGCCAAGATTGCGGGCTCCGGGTTGGGGGCGGTGCGCCCCCTGTATGGGTCAGCCGGCCCCGGCAATCAAGTTACGAATGCAGCCAGCGCAGCCGTGCCGCCTCGTGCAGTTCGGTGGCCGGGACATGGCGGGCGAGATCGGTGAAATACTGGCGGATCGCCGCCGCGCCGCCTTCCAATCGCGGAATCGGCCCCGGGCGGAGGCTTAATTGATGGCTGCTCAGCCAGCGCCGTTCCGCCTCGGCCTCGGGTTGGACGAAAATGACGTCGCCGTTGTCGGCCCGGCGGGCCAGCAAGGTGATGCGACGCTCCGCCTGATAATCGACCAGATAAAGCCCGTTGGCCAAAGGCTCCAGCCGCGCCACGCCGCCGGCGCCGATGACGAAGCCGCTCTGATCGCCATCCCAGCGGATATCCACCTGGGTGCCGTCGTCGCGGCCATAAACACCATCACGCCAGCCGGGCAGCGCGCTTCCATTCTCGACCACCGGCGGCGACACCTGATAACAGGCCGATAAGAACAGGCCGACCAGCACCAAAACCCAAGACGCACGCGGCATGTTCATTCCCCGGATCAAAGCGAAAGCAGGACCAAACTAGGCGCCATCCCCGCGTCCGACCTTGACAACGGGCAAGCGTAGTAGCGGGGTGTTACCCGTTGCGCCGCTGGTAATACCATAATGCCGCCCACAACCATAATCACAGGGAGGGCCGCAACATGGCCGCCAAGAAAGTTCTGATGATCGTCGGCGATTATGCCGAGGATTATGAAACCATGGTGCCGTTTCAAATCCTGCTTGCCGTCGGCCATGCCGTCGATGCCGTCTGTCCGGGCAAAACCACGGGCCAGCAGGTCCGCACCGCCATCCACGATTTCGAGGGCGACCAGACCTACAGCGAAAAGCGCGGTCACAATTTCACCCTGAACGCCGATTTCGCCGCCGCCCGCGTCGTCGATTATGACGCCCTGGTCATCCCCGGCGGTCGGGCGCCGGAATATCTGCGCCTGGATGCGGCGGTACTGGATCTGGTCCGCGCCTTCGATAGCGCGGCCAAGCCCATCGCCGCCATCTGTCACGGCGCCCAATTGCTGGCCGCCGCCGGCATCCTGAAGGGCAAGCGGGTATCCGCCTATCCGGCCTGCGCCCCCGAAGTCACCCTGGCCGGCGGCCTCTACGCCGACATCGCTATCGACGGCGCCGTCACCGACGGCCATCTGGTCACCGCCCCGGCCTGGCCCGCTCATCCGGCCTGGATGGCCCAGTTCCTGGCGGTTTTGGGGACCAAAATCAGCCATGGCTGAGGTATGCTGACGACCACCCGCTTTTTGCCGCCGGAGGCCGTCATGTGCGACATCTACGCCAGCACCGACCCGTCGCTCTATCAAAGCGTGGCGCGGTCGGTGCGCATCGGCGGCGTCGTCACCAGCATCAAGGTCGAGCGGCACTTTTGGCAGATTCTCGAGGACATCGCCGCCGAGGGAGGACTGAGCCTGCCGCAGTTCCTGACCCAATTGCACGACGAAGTGATCGAACGACGTGGCGAGATCGGCAATTTCGCCTCGTTGTTGCGCGTGGTGTGCGCCACATATCTCAACCGGCAGTTAAAACCATAAAGTTATTGTCGTTATTTATCCGGCACTTGACTTGTGCGCAAGGCTCAGCTAAGAAACGCGAATTAATCTTAGATTGTTTATAGATTTTGCCGGAGACGATTTTGCGCATTCTGCCCTATCTACTGGTTTTGGCCATGGCCGCCCCCATTTTGGCCTGGGTGATGATCAATGCGCTGCTGATCAAGGGGCAAGCCACCAGCTTCAGCCCCGCCGATCTTTGGGTGTTGGTGCCGCTGGGCCTGTGCATGTTGGCGGCTTTCGGCCTGCTGGCCACCTGGATGGAAAAGGCGATCATCCGCACCCGCGGCTGACGCTTTGGGAACCGGCCCTGTCCCCCCCCCACATTCAACGGGGCCGGCTTCTCCCCCTTCGACAAGGCCCGCGCCTCAAGGCGCGGGCCTTGTTTCTTGCCCCCGCCCCAGGCTTGGGGCTAGAGTGCGCGCCCAACCATCCCCGCTTTTCCGAGGCCCGTCATGTCCGACCGCGTCCTGATCCTTGATTTCGGCAGCCAGGTGACCCAGCTGATCGCGCGCCGGGTGCGCGAAAGCGGCGTCTATTGCGAAATCCACCCCTTCAATCGGGTGAATGCCGAATCCCTGGCCCAGTTCGCGCCCAAGGCCATCATCCTGTCGGGCGGCCCCAGCTCGGTGGCCGAAGCCAGCAGCCCGCGTGCGCCCGAGGCGGTGTTCACCTTAGGCGTGCCGGTCCTGGGCATCTGCTATGGCCAGCAGACCATGTGCGAACAATTGGGCGGCAAGGTCGAACCGGGCGACCACCGCGAATTCGGTCGCGCCTATGTGGACATCATCGACGATTGCGCGCTTTTCACCGGCGTGTGGGCCAAGGGCGGCAAGGAACAGGTGTGGATGAGCCACGGCGACCGCGTCACTGCTCTGCCCGACGGCTTCCGCGTCGTCGGCACCTCGGAAGGGGCACCGTTCGCCGCCATCGCCAATGACCAGCGCCGTTTCTACGCCGTGCAGTTCCACCCCGAGGTGGTGCACACCCCGCATGGCGCCCAATTGCTGAAGAATTTCACCCACAACGTCGCCGGCTGCACCGGCGACTGGACCATGGCCGCCTTCAAGGATCAGGCCATTGCCAAGATCCGCCAGCAGGTGGGCAAGGGCAAGGTGATCTGCGGCCTGTCCGGCGGCGTCGATTCCTCGGTGGTCGCCGCCCTGATCCATGAAGCCATCGGCGACCAGTTGACCTGCGTCTACGTCGATCACGGTCTGATGCGCCTGGGTGAAAGCGAGCAGGTGGTCAGCGTCTTCCGTGACCGCTTCAACATCAATCTGGTGCACAAGGACGCCTCCGACCTGTTCCTGGGCCGTCTGGCCGGCATGACCGACCCGGAACAAAAGCGCAAGACCATCGGCGGCTTGTTCATCGACGTGTTCGAGGAAGAGGCCAAGCGGATCGGCGGCGCCGATTTCCTGGCCCAGGGCACGCTGTACCCCGACGTCATCGAAAGCGTGTCGTTCATCGGCGGCCCCAGCGTCACCATCAAGAGCCACCACAATGTGGGCGGCCTGCCCGAACGCATGAACATGAAGCTGGTCGAGCCCTTGCGCGAATTGTTCAAGGACGAGGTCCGCGAATTGGGACGCGAATTGGGTCTTCCCGATGAAATGGTCGGGCGCCACCCCTTCCCCGGCCCCGGCCTGGCCATTCGCATTCCCGGCCAGGAAATCACCCGCGATAAGCTGGAAATCCTGAAGAAGGCCGATGCCATCTATCTGGAGGAAATCCGCAACGCCGGTCTTTATGACGCCATCTGGCAGGCCTTCACCGTGCTGCTGCCGGTGCGCACCGTCGGCGTCATGGGCGATTCGCGCTCGTACGATTATGCCTGCGCTTTGCGGGCGGTGACCTCCACCGACGGCATGACCGCCGATTTCTACCCCTTCGACATGGCCTTCCTCGGCCGCGTCGTCAATCGCATCATCAATGAATGCAAGGGCATCAACCGGGTGACCTACGACGTCACCAGCAAGCCGCCGGGCACCATCGAGTGGGAGTGAGGCTGATGACCGCCACCGCCAAAATCCTGTTGCTGGGCTCGGGTGAATTGGGCCGCGAATTCGTCATTTCGGCCAAGCGGCTGGGCGCCCATGTCATCGCCTGCGATGCCTATGCCGGCGCCCCGGCCATGCAGGTGGCGGACGAGGCCGAGGTGTTTTCCATGCTCGACGGCACTGCCCTGGGCGCGGCCATCGACAAGCACCAGCCCGATTACATCGTCCCCGAGGTCGAGGCCATCCGCACCGAGGTGCTGAAGCAATACGAGGATGCTGGCTTCAACGTGGTGCCGTCGGCACGCGCCACCATCATGACCATGAACCGCGACCGCATCCGCGAAGTGGCGGCAACGGAACTGAACCTGCCGACCTCGACCTATCTTTACGCCGAGACCCTGGACGAGATGCGCGAAGCGGTGGCCAAGGTCGGCCTGCCCTGCGTGATCAAGCCGGTGATGTCGTCGTCGGGCAAGGGCCAAAGCACGGTGCGCAGCGCCGATGCGGTGGATGCCGCCTGGGATTATGCGGTGGCCGGTATGCGCGGCGACCGCAGCCGCGTCATCGTCGAGGCCTTCATCGATTTCGACTACGAAATCACCCTTTTGACCATCCGCACCCGCGATGGCGTGCTGTTCTGCGACCCCATCGGCCACCGGCAGGAACGCGGCGATTATCAGGAAAGCTGGCAGCCGACGCCGATGACGCCGCAAGCCGTCGCCGCCGCCCAGGACATGGCCAAGGCGGTGGTCGATAATCTGGGCGGCTATGGCCTGTTCGGCGTCGAATTCTTCGTCAAGGGCGACCGGGTCATCTTCTCGGAACTGTCGCCGCGCCCGCACGACACCGGCATGGTGACCTTGATCTCGCAGAACCTGACCGAGTTCGATCTGCATGCCCGTGCCATCCTGGGCCTGCCGATCCCGGCCATCACCCAGCACGGCCCCAGCGCCAGCGCCGTCATTCTGGCCGATCGCGAGTCCAGCGACTTCACCATCACCGGCATGGCCGAAGCCCTGGTGCCGCCGGCTTCCGGCATCGACGTGGATATCCGCATCTTCAACAAACCGACCACCCGGCCCTATCGCCGTATGGGCGTGGCCCTGGCCCTGGCCAAGGACGGCACCGCCGACGATGCCCGCGCCGCCGCCCGCGCCGCCGCCGCCAAGATCAAGATCGTCCATGGCGGCTGAGATGGTCACCATCCACGGCATCAAGGCCTGCGACACCATGAAGAAGGCCTTCGTCTGGCTGGACGGTCATGGCATCGCCCATGACTTCCACGACTTCAAGAAAGTGGGGGTGACCCGCGCCATGCTGGAACGCTGGTGCGACGCCGCCGGCTGGGAAAAGGTCATCAACCGCGCCGGCACCACCTTTCGCAAGCTGCCCGACGAGGCGCGGGCGGACCTGGACCGGGACAAGGCCATCGCCCTGATGCTGGCCCAGCCATCCATGATCAAGCGCCCGGTGCTGGAAAAGAGCGACATCGTGGAAATCGGCTTCAAGCCCGACCGTTATCAGACCCTCTTCCCCGGTTGAGCCGGATAACCGTATGCACGGTTGCCGCCACCAATAGCTGCCCTATGATGGACGAACCAGCAGCCGGAGCCCCCCCCCCCGATGGCCATCAACAATGTTCTGGAACGCCGGTTTTTCCCCGCCGGCGAAACCATTTTCCGCGAAGGTGATACCGGTTCGGTCGCCTATATCATCCAGACCGGCACCGTCGAGCTGAGCTGTGGTCGGCTGATGATCGCTGAATTGCAGGACAACGCCATTTTCGGCGAGATGGCCCTGATCGATGGCGCCCCGCGCATGGCCACCGCGCGGGCGCAGACCGATGTTACCGTCATCTTGCTGCCGCGCGCGGTGTTTGAAAGCAAGCTGGTCGGTGTCGATCCCTTCGTCAGCCGCCTGATCGGCATCCTCATCAACAACGTGCGCAACTTCGCCAAGCTGGTGGGTTAGCTTTCAGGTCTACGCAGCACCGTCGGTGCCGGCTTATCCGTGGCCCCCTGGGCGGAAAGGGTGTAAAATCGCGGCTCCGTCTTATATAGACGTCACCGCTGTTTCCGCATTTTCAGGAACTCTTTCCGGCATGACCACGCCCCGCACCCCCCGCCCCGTCGTCCTGTGCATCCTGGACGGCTGGGGGCATCGCGACGAACGCGAAGACAACGCCATCGCCCAGGCCCATACCCCGACCTGGGACCGCTTCCTGACCCAATATCCGCATGCGCTGCTGGCCACCTCGGGCCTGTCGGTGGGGCTGCCCGACGGACAGATGGGCAATTCGGAAGTGGGCCACATGAATCTTGGCGCCGGTCGAGTGGTCATGCAGGAATTACCGCGTATCGACAGTGCCGTCGCCGATGGCTCGTTGGCCGCCAACCCTGGGTTGGTCGATGCCATCGCCAAGGTCAAGGCTGCCGGCGGCGCCCTGCATCTGCTGGGATTGCTCAGCCCCGGCGGCGTTCATTCGCACCAGGATCATCTCGCCGCCCTGGCCCGCAGCGCCGCCCAAGCCGGTGTGCCGGTGAAGGTCCACGCCTTTCTTGATGGCCGCGACACCCCGCCCAGCTCGGCCAAGGACTTCATGGCCCGCTTCCTCGCCGATATCGCTGAGTTCGACATCACCATCGCCACCATTTCCGGTCGTTATTACGCCATGGACCGCGACAAACGCTGGGACCGCGTGCAATTGGCCTTCGACGCCATGATGCTGGGCAGACCGGCGCTCGCCCTCGACCCACTGGCCGCCATCCAGGCCTCGTACGATGCCGGCAAGACCGACGAATTCATGCTGCCGGTGGCCCTGGCCGGCTATGGCGGCATGAAGGACGGCGACGGGCTACTGATGGGTAATTTCCGTGCCGACCGGGCGCGCGAAATCCTGCATGCACTGATCGACCCGGCCTTCGACGGCTTTGCCCGCGCCCGCACCGTGGGCATGGCGGCACAGCTGGGCCTGACCGAATATTCCAAGGATCTGAGCAAACTGCTCGGCACGCTTTTCCCGGCCGAATCCCTGTCCAATATCCTGGGCGAGGTGGCGTCCAATGCCGGCCTGACCCAGTTGCGCATCGCCGAAACCGAGAAATACGCCCACGTCACCTTCTTCTTCAACGGCGGACGCGAGCAGGTCTATCCCGGCGAGGACCGCATCCTGGTGCCCAGCCCCAAGGTCGCCACCTATGATTTGCAGCCGGAGATGAGCGCGGCGGAAGTGGCCGACAAGATGGCGGCGGCCATCGATTCGGGCAAATACGACCTGATCGTCGCCAATTTCGCCAATGGCGACATGGTTGGCCATACCGGCATCCTGGAGGCCGCCATCAAGGCGGCGGTCGCCATCGATGGTTGCCTGGAGAAGCTGGAACGAGCGGTGGCCAAGGCCGGCGGCATCATGCTGGTGACCGCCGACCACGGCAATGCCGAGTTGATGCGCGATCCCGACACCCACCAGCCACATACCGCCCATACCACCGGGCCGGTGGACGTGGTGCTGGTCAACCCGCCCGCCGGGATGACCGTCATCGACAACGGTCGGCTGGCCGATGTCGCCCCCACCTTGCTGGCTCTGCTGGGGCTGAAGCAGCCGCCCGAGATGACCGGGCGCTCGCTGGTGGGCGGTAGCGCGTCAGAAACTCGTGCGGCGGGCTAGACTTCCCCTGCTTGCCCTGGCCGTCTGGCTGACGGCGGCGCCGGCTTGGTCGCAGGACCAGCCCGATGCCGCCGCCGCCGACCGCCGCCTGCGCGAGCTTGAGGACCAGATCAAGCGCAGCCAGGCCGAACACGCCGAAATCAAACGCAAGGCGCGGGCCATTTCCGACGAATTGGGCCATATCCGCGCCGACATGGTCGCCGCCGCCCGCGCCGCCCAGGACAGCGAGGAATTGCTGTCGGAGCTGGAACACCAGTTGGAAGATTTAAAGGCGCTGGAAGGCGACCGCGCCGCCGCATTGCAACGCCGTTCGTCACAGATGACCGGGGTGCTGACCGCCTTGGAGCGTCTGGCCTGGCGTCCGACCGAGGCCTTGATGGCCCAGCCGCAGACCCCGGCCGAGACCGTGCGTTCGGCCATTTTGCTGCGTGCGGCGGTGCCGCAGATCGAACGCTCGGTGCACGATCTGAAGGACGAAATCGACGTCATGAGCCGGCTGCGCGCCGACATCACCAACCAGCGCCAACGCATCGGCAACACCGCCCTGCGCCTGGACGGCGAACATAAGCGGCTGAAGGAATTGTGGGACCGCAAGTCCACCTTGCAATATGCCGCCATCGCCGAGACCGAGGCGTCGGAACAGCGCGTCCGGCAATTGGCGGGCGAGGCCCAGGATCTGCGCGAACTGATGCAGCGGCTGGAAGAGGAACGCCAGCGCCGTATCCTGGAAGCCGCCGAAAAAGCCGCCGCCGAAAAAGCCGCCCGCGATGCCGATCTGGCCGCCCGCAAGGCCGCGCGCGAGGCGGAAATCGCCGCGCAGAAAGCCGCCCGCGACGCCGAAATCGCCGCCAAGAAGGCGGACAAGGAACGCAAGGAACGGGAAATGGCCGAGGCCCGTGCCGCGCGCGAAGCGGAATTGCGGGCCCAGGCGCAAGCGCGTGAGGCGGAAATCGCCGCGCAAAAAGCCGCCCGCGTCCTGGAAAACGCCACCCGCGAGGCCGCCGAGGCCAAGCCCATGGTCAGCGAGAAACCCATCGCCAGCGTCCAGGGCAAGATGGTGTTTCCGGCCAAGGGCAGCGTGGTCGAACGCTTCGGCCAACCCAACGAGGTCGGTGTCATCAACAAGGGCATCAGCATCGCCACCCGCAAGGGCGCCCAGATCATCGCCACCTATGACGGCCAGGTGGCTTTCGCCGGACCGTTCCGTGGCTATGGCCTGCTCTTGATCATCGATCACGGCGAAGGCTATCATACGCTGCTTGCGGGAATGGCCCGCATCGACGCCAATGTCGGGCAAAAGCTGACGGCGGGCGAACCCGTGGGTATCATGGGCGAGGACGAGGCCAAACCCGCGTTGTATATCGAGCTGCGCCGCCAGGGGCAGCCTGTTAATCCTTTGCCTTGGCTTACCGCACAGAAAAGTAAGGGTCACGGATGATTCGCAAGACCATGATTGCCGCCGGCAGCACCACCTTGTTGCTGGCGTCCACGTTCCTGACGCCCGCAATGGCCGCGGAATCCAAGGAAACCTATCGCCTGATGGAATTGTTCGCCACGGTCTTCGAGAAAGTTCGGGCCGAATATGTCGAGCCGGTCAAGGACGACGAACTGATCGAGGCGGCGCTCAACGGCATGCTGACCTCGCTCGACCCCCATTCCAGCTACCTGAACGCCAAAAGCGCCAAGGACATGGAAGTCAACACCAAGGGCGAGTTCGGCGGCCTGGGTATCGAAGTGACCATGGAAAACGGCTGGGTCAAGGTAGTGTCGCCCATCGACGACACCCCGGCCTTCCGCGCCGGCCTGCAGCCGGGCGACTTCATCACCCATCTCGA
This is a stretch of genomic DNA from Magnetospirillum gryphiswaldense MSR-1 v2. It encodes these proteins:
- the purT gene encoding formate-dependent phosphoribosylglycinamide formyltransferase yields the protein MTATAKILLLGSGELGREFVISAKRLGAHVIACDAYAGAPAMQVADEAEVFSMLDGTALGAAIDKHQPDYIVPEVEAIRTEVLKQYEDAGFNVVPSARATIMTMNRDRIREVAATELNLPTSTYLYAETLDEMREAVAKVGLPCVIKPVMSSSGKGQSTVRSADAVDAAWDYAVAGMRGDRSRVIVEAFIDFDYEITLLTIRTRDGVLFCDPIGHRQERGDYQESWQPTPMTPQAVAAAQDMAKAVVDNLGGYGLFGVEFFVKGDRVIFSELSPRPHDTGMVTLISQNLTEFDLHARAILGLPIPAITQHGPSASAVILADRESSDFTITGMAEALVPPASGIDVDIRIFNKPTTRPYRRMGVALALAKDGTADDARAAARAAAAKIKIVHGG
- a CDS encoding arsenate reductase; the protein is MAAEMVTIHGIKACDTMKKAFVWLDGHGIAHDFHDFKKVGVTRAMLERWCDAAGWEKVINRAGTTFRKLPDEARADLDRDKAIALMLAQPSMIKRPVLEKSDIVEIGFKPDRYQTLFPG
- a CDS encoding diacylglycerol/lipid kinase family protein, yielding MIQTDNHTLATAQARRCLVIHNPTAGRRRKKRMLAVVERLRELGCTVTAMQTTQRGDAEAFARAASADDYDVIVAAGGDGTVNEVVNGMVAGTGGVALAVIPLGTANVLALEIGLDPKDEERIARAIAHGPARTIHLGVANGRHFVLMAGAGLDAHVVEGVNIALKRATGKLAYVVESAKQAFGYDFPEITVRANGEIYEGRMAVACKGRYYGGPFIAAPGASLESPKLEVCILPKTGVAGVMRYGLALPMNRLSDLPEVMVISAESMIIQGPRGAPLQGDGDIVARLPAEISIARETVQLIVPE
- a CDS encoding ribbon-helix-helix domain-containing protein, whose product is MLTTTRFLPPEAVMCDIYASTDPSLYQSVARSVRIGGVVTSIKVERHFWQILEDIAAEGGLSLPQFLTQLHDEVIERRGEIGNFASLLRVVCATYLNRQLKP
- a CDS encoding UDP-2,3-diacylglucosamine diphosphatase, which gives rise to MTQDSIPDRQYRSIWISDVHLGTRGCKAEFLLDFLKHTESEHLYLVGDIVDGWRLRRSWYWPQAHNDVVQKILRKARKGTDVVFVPGNHDEFARGYTEHNFGDIKVVAQAIHTTADGKRLLVLHGDAFDGVVKYAKWLAHLGDWAYTLALSANHWFNLIRRRLGYSYWSLSAYLKHKVKNAVQFIDDYEQTIVEEARRQGVDGVVCGHIHHAELRLVDGILYANDGDWVESCTALVEHMDGRLEIVHWLEQGPLALPVTAPLPLQAKEKECAYSWSRMPGFLRSMASSARLIP
- a CDS encoding cyclic nucleotide-binding domain-containing protein, with product MAINNVLERRFFPAGETIFREGDTGSVAYIIQTGTVELSCGRLMIAELQDNAIFGEMALIDGAPRMATARAQTDVTVILLPRAVFESKLVGVDPFVSRLIGILINNVRNFAKLVG
- the guaA gene encoding glutamine-hydrolyzing GMP synthase, producing MSDRVLILDFGSQVTQLIARRVRESGVYCEIHPFNRVNAESLAQFAPKAIILSGGPSSVAEASSPRAPEAVFTLGVPVLGICYGQQTMCEQLGGKVEPGDHREFGRAYVDIIDDCALFTGVWAKGGKEQVWMSHGDRVTALPDGFRVVGTSEGAPFAAIANDQRRFYAVQFHPEVVHTPHGAQLLKNFTHNVAGCTGDWTMAAFKDQAIAKIRQQVGKGKVICGLSGGVDSSVVAALIHEAIGDQLTCVYVDHGLMRLGESEQVVSVFRDRFNINLVHKDASDLFLGRLAGMTDPEQKRKTIGGLFIDVFEEEAKRIGGADFLAQGTLYPDVIESVSFIGGPSVTIKSHHNVGGLPERMNMKLVEPLRELFKDEVRELGRELGLPDEMVGRHPFPGPGLAIRIPGQEITRDKLEILKKADAIYLEEIRNAGLYDAIWQAFTVLLPVRTVGVMGDSRSYDYACALRAVTSTDGMTADFYPFDMAFLGRVVNRIINECKGINRVTYDVTSKPPGTIEWE
- a CDS encoding CorA family divalent cation transporter, giving the protein MAVANPPVASSLGEAGMVYAFAVKDGKAQPFRPLTDAAAVADFVWIHVNFATEPGRQWLLRQSGLPPQLASMMLDRNEEPGAQVFGNGCLIVLEDRQRDFDADGGELAEVHVWLEANRLVTGRWRPLAATDRLRFRLQVGEAPPTAPALFFHLLEEIITDLEAFGRKVRRRFDALEDMVLDDAVDGVAGELGAIRREAIKLRRRAMPLRQLFARLQNTLPAWVKDEEGERFEPLLARIERAMGDLQDCVEQSRLLHDEFAARSAERSGRNLYILSVLSAVMLPLNLVTGLFGMNVAGLPGLDDGKAFWWILLGMVGFTAAVMIWFKRKRWF
- a CDS encoding DJ-1/PfpI family protein translates to MAAKKVLMIVGDYAEDYETMVPFQILLAVGHAVDAVCPGKTTGQQVRTAIHDFEGDQTYSEKRGHNFTLNADFAAARVVDYDALVIPGGRAPEYLRLDAAVLDLVRAFDSAAKPIAAICHGAQLLAAAGILKGKRVSAYPACAPEVTLAGGLYADIAIDGAVTDGHLVTAPAWPAHPAWMAQFLAVLGTKISHG
- the gpmI gene encoding 2,3-bisphosphoglycerate-independent phosphoglycerate mutase, which produces MTTPRTPRPVVLCILDGWGHRDEREDNAIAQAHTPTWDRFLTQYPHALLATSGLSVGLPDGQMGNSEVGHMNLGAGRVVMQELPRIDSAVADGSLAANPGLVDAIAKVKAAGGALHLLGLLSPGGVHSHQDHLAALARSAAQAGVPVKVHAFLDGRDTPPSSAKDFMARFLADIAEFDITIATISGRYYAMDRDKRWDRVQLAFDAMMLGRPALALDPLAAIQASYDAGKTDEFMLPVALAGYGGMKDGDGLLMGNFRADRAREILHALIDPAFDGFARARTVGMAAQLGLTEYSKDLSKLLGTLFPAESLSNILGEVASNAGLTQLRIAETEKYAHVTFFFNGGREQVYPGEDRILVPSPKVATYDLQPEMSAAEVADKMAAAIDSGKYDLIVANFANGDMVGHTGILEAAIKAAVAIDGCLEKLERAVAKAGGIMLVTADHGNAELMRDPDTHQPHTAHTTGPVDVVLVNPPAGMTVIDNGRLADVAPTLLALLGLKQPPEMTGRSLVGGSASETRAAG